A stretch of the Vicia villosa cultivar HV-30 ecotype Madison, WI unplaced genomic scaffold, Vvil1.0 ctg.000645F_1_1, whole genome shotgun sequence genome encodes the following:
- the LOC131630114 gene encoding uncharacterized protein LOC131630114 — protein sequence MANNVTATRETTRRTHTYSFHREGMTQLGQLGGLITGHNKTVFTENYEKPDLDYIANALYLSIGDVHGNWKKNGNTHGFYMSFLIEKAQESANKKMWEAFNALLAVLIYGIVMFPNIHKFVDLAAICLFVDKNPVPTLLADTYYSVHSRYGKGGAIRNCLPLLYTWFKSHLPTSGPFVTSTKKWPQRIMGLTGNDIVWCPTGMDVEKVITSCGTFDNGTDPKGLEKVRSAWNSIHTNDQISLGEKNAVVKQAYTDWVEDRVKDRLLPFPKVNPLYEQPPKIPIATVPAENRI from the exons atggctaacaacgtgaccgctacCAGAGAAACTACAAGGCGTACTCACACTTACAGTTTCCATCGTGAGGGCATGACTCAGTTGGGACAGTTGGGTGGATTGATTACTGGTCACAATAAAACAGTGTTCACTGAGAATTATG AGAAGCCTGATTTGGACTacattgccaacgctctttatttgagcataggaGACGTTCATGGAaattggaagaagaatggtaACACTCATGGTTTCTACATGAGTTTCTTGATTGAAAAGGCCCAAGAGTCGGCTAACAAAAAGATGTGGGAAGCCTTCAACGCCCTTCTGGCCGTTCTGATCTATGGGATCGTGATGTTCcctaacattcacaagttcgttgatctGGCCGCTATATGTCTTTTTGTTGATAAGAATCCGGTCCCTACTTTGCTAGCCGATACGTACTATTCCGTTCACTCTCGATATGGGAAAGGAGGAGCCATAAGAAATTGTTTGCCGTTGTTATACACCTGGTTTAAGTCCCACCTACCTACAAGTGGTCCTTTCGTTACTTCTACTaagaaatggcctcaaaggatcatggggcttaccgGAAATGACATTGTCTGGTGTCCTACTGGAATGGACGTGGAGAAAGTTATAACTAGCTGTGGTACTTTTGACAAC GGAACTGATCCAAAGGGTCTAGAAAAAGTGAGGAGTGCCTGGAATAGCATCCATACAAATGATCAGATTTCTCTAGGTGAAAAGAACGCCGTTGTCAAACAAGCCTACACAGATTGGGTTGAAGATAGAGTTAAAGATcgcctgttgcctttcccgaaggttaacccATTGTACGAGCAACCACCTAAGATTCCAATTGCCACTGTGCCTGCGGAGAATCGTATCTAG